The following are encoded in a window of Dama dama isolate Ldn47 chromosome 17, ASM3311817v1, whole genome shotgun sequence genomic DNA:
- the CNGA1 gene encoding cGMP-gated cation channel alpha-1 isoform X2: MKKMIINTRRSFVNIPNVVGPDVEKEIRRMENGACSSFSDDDDDSASIFEESESENPQARDSFRSNTHRSGQPSQREQYLPGAIALFNVNNSSNKEQEPKEKKKKKKEKKSKPDGKNENKKDPEKKKKKEKDKDKKKKEEKGKDKKEEEKKEVVVIDPSGNMYYNWLFCITLPVMYNWTMIIARACFDELQSDYLEYWLIFDYLSDIVYLLDMFVRTRTGYLEQGLLVKEERKLIEKYKSTFQFKLDVLSVIPTDLLYIKFGWNYPEIRLNRLLRISRMFEFFQRTETRTNYPNIFRISNLVMYIIIIIHWNACVYFSISKAIGFGNDTWVYPDVNDPDFGRLARKYVYSLYWSTLTLTTIGETPPPVRDSEYFFVVADFLIGVLIFATIVGNIGSMISNMNAARAEFQARIDAIKQYMHFRNVSKDMEKRVIKWFDYLWTNKKTVDEREVLKYLPDKLRAEIAINVHLDTLKKVRIFADCEAGLLVELVLKLQPQVYSPGDYICKKGDIGREMYIIKEGKLAVVADDGITQFVVLSDGSYFGEISILNIKGSKAGNRRTANIKSIGYSDLFCLSKDDLMEALTEYPDAKGMLEEKGKQILMKDGLLDINIANAGSDPKDLEEKVTRMESSVDLLQTRFARILAEYESMQQKLKQRLTKVEKFLKPLIDIEFSAIEGSGTESGPTDSTQD, translated from the exons ATGAAGAAAATGATTATCAATACACGGCGCTCTTTTGTAAATATTCCCAATGTGGTTGGACCAGATgttgaaaaggaaataagaaggATGGAAAATGGAGCATGCAG CTCCTTTtccgatgatgatgatgacagtgcTTCTATATTTGAAGAATCAGAGAGTGAGAACCCCCAAGCAAGGGATTCCTTTAGAAGTAATACACACAGAAGCGGACAACCATCACAGAG GGAGCAGTACCTGCCTGGAGCCATTGCACTTTTTAATgttaacaacagcagcaataagGAGCA agaaccaaaagaaaagaagaaaaagaaaaaagaaaagaagag CAAGCCAgatggtaaaaatgaaaataaaaaggacccagaaaagaaaaagaagaaagaaaaggacaaagacaagaaaaagaaagaggagaaaggcaAAGATAAGAAAGAGGA AGAGAAGAAGGAAGTCGTGGTTATTGATCCCTCAGGAAATATGTATTACAACTGGCTGTTCTGCATCACCTTACCTGTTATGTATAACTGGACCATGATTATTGCAAG AGCATGTTTTGATGAACTTCAGTCTGATTACCTAGAATACTGGCTCATTTTTGATTACTTATCAGATATAGTCTATCTTCTTGATATGTTTGTACGAACAAGGACAG gttACCTAGAACAAGGACTACTGGTGAAGGAAGAGCGTAAACTCATAGAGAAGTATAAATCAACCTTTCAGTTTAAACTTGATGTTCTATCAGTGATCCCAACTGATCTGCTGTATATTAAGTTCGGCTGGAATTATCCAGAAATTAGATTAAACAGATTGTTAAGGATCTCTCGAATGTTTGAATTCTTCCAGAGAACAGAAACAAGGACAAACTACCCAAACATCTTCAGGATCTCTAACCTTGTTATgtatatcatcatcatcatccattGGAATGCATGTGTGTACTTCTCTATTTCCAAAGCTATTGGGTTTGGAAATGACACATGGGTCTATCCTGATGTTAATGATCCTGATTTTGGCCGTTTGGCTAGAAAATATGTGTACAGTCTTTACTGGTCTACACTGACTTTGACCACTATTGGGGAAACACCACCTCCCGTGAGGGATTCTGAGTATTTCTTTGTGGTGGCTGATTTCCTCATTGGAGTGTTAATTTTTGCCACCATTGTCGGTAACATAGGTTCTATGATTTCCAACATGAATGCAGCCAGGGCAGAATTTCAAGCAAGAATTGATGCGATTAAGCAATACATGCATTTTCGAAATGTAAGCAAAGATATGGAAAAGCGAGTTATTAAATGGTTCGACTATCTGTGGACCAACAAAAAAACAGTGGATGAGAGAGAAGTCTTGAAGTATTTACCTGATAAATTAAGAGCAGAGATCGCCATCAACGTTCACTTAGACACATTAAAAAAGGTGCGCATTTTTGCGGACTGTGAAGCTGGTCTGTTGGTGGAGTTGGTCTTGAAATTACAACCCCAAGTCTACAGTCCTGGAGATTACATTTGCAAGAAAGGGGATATTGGCCGAGAGATGTACATCATCAAGGAAGGCAAACTCGCTGTGGTGGCTGATGACGGGATCACTCAGTTTGTGGTACTGAGTGATGGCAGCTACTTTGGTGAAATCAGCATCCTTAATATTAAAGGTAGCAAAGCTGGCAATCGAAGAACAGCCAATATTAAAAGCATTGGCTACTCAGATCTATTCTGTCTCTCAAAAGATGACCTCATGGAAGCTCTGACTGAGTACCCAGATGCCAAAGGTATGctagaagagaaagggaagcaaATCTTGATGAAAGATGGTCTATTGGACATAAACATTGCAAATGCTGGAAGTGATCCTAAAGATCTTGAGGAGAAGGTCACCCGAATGGAGAGCTCAGTAGACCTCCTGCAAACAAGGTTTGCTCGGATCCTGGCTGAGTATGAGTCAATGCAGCAGAAACTGAAGCAGAGACTAACCAAGGTCGAGAAATTCCTGAAACCACTTATTGACATAGAATTTTCAGCTATCGAAGGATCTGGAACTGAAAGTGGGCCCACAGACTCTACACAGGACTGA
- the CNGA1 gene encoding cGMP-gated cation channel alpha-1 isoform X1 — translation MTKGRHIETQKLACEHIANIKLTMKKMIINTRRSFVNIPNVVGPDVEKEIRRMENGACSSFSDDDDDSASIFEESESENPQARDSFRSNTHRSGQPSQREQYLPGAIALFNVNNSSNKEQEPKEKKKKKKEKKSKPDGKNENKKDPEKKKKKEKDKDKKKKEEKGKDKKEEEKKEVVVIDPSGNMYYNWLFCITLPVMYNWTMIIARACFDELQSDYLEYWLIFDYLSDIVYLLDMFVRTRTGYLEQGLLVKEERKLIEKYKSTFQFKLDVLSVIPTDLLYIKFGWNYPEIRLNRLLRISRMFEFFQRTETRTNYPNIFRISNLVMYIIIIIHWNACVYFSISKAIGFGNDTWVYPDVNDPDFGRLARKYVYSLYWSTLTLTTIGETPPPVRDSEYFFVVADFLIGVLIFATIVGNIGSMISNMNAARAEFQARIDAIKQYMHFRNVSKDMEKRVIKWFDYLWTNKKTVDEREVLKYLPDKLRAEIAINVHLDTLKKVRIFADCEAGLLVELVLKLQPQVYSPGDYICKKGDIGREMYIIKEGKLAVVADDGITQFVVLSDGSYFGEISILNIKGSKAGNRRTANIKSIGYSDLFCLSKDDLMEALTEYPDAKGMLEEKGKQILMKDGLLDINIANAGSDPKDLEEKVTRMESSVDLLQTRFARILAEYESMQQKLKQRLTKVEKFLKPLIDIEFSAIEGSGTESGPTDSTQD, via the exons ATATTAAACTAACCATGAAGAAAATGATTATCAATACACGGCGCTCTTTTGTAAATATTCCCAATGTGGTTGGACCAGATgttgaaaaggaaataagaaggATGGAAAATGGAGCATGCAG CTCCTTTtccgatgatgatgatgacagtgcTTCTATATTTGAAGAATCAGAGAGTGAGAACCCCCAAGCAAGGGATTCCTTTAGAAGTAATACACACAGAAGCGGACAACCATCACAGAG GGAGCAGTACCTGCCTGGAGCCATTGCACTTTTTAATgttaacaacagcagcaataagGAGCA agaaccaaaagaaaagaagaaaaagaaaaaagaaaagaagag CAAGCCAgatggtaaaaatgaaaataaaaaggacccagaaaagaaaaagaagaaagaaaaggacaaagacaagaaaaagaaagaggagaaaggcaAAGATAAGAAAGAGGA AGAGAAGAAGGAAGTCGTGGTTATTGATCCCTCAGGAAATATGTATTACAACTGGCTGTTCTGCATCACCTTACCTGTTATGTATAACTGGACCATGATTATTGCAAG AGCATGTTTTGATGAACTTCAGTCTGATTACCTAGAATACTGGCTCATTTTTGATTACTTATCAGATATAGTCTATCTTCTTGATATGTTTGTACGAACAAGGACAG gttACCTAGAACAAGGACTACTGGTGAAGGAAGAGCGTAAACTCATAGAGAAGTATAAATCAACCTTTCAGTTTAAACTTGATGTTCTATCAGTGATCCCAACTGATCTGCTGTATATTAAGTTCGGCTGGAATTATCCAGAAATTAGATTAAACAGATTGTTAAGGATCTCTCGAATGTTTGAATTCTTCCAGAGAACAGAAACAAGGACAAACTACCCAAACATCTTCAGGATCTCTAACCTTGTTATgtatatcatcatcatcatccattGGAATGCATGTGTGTACTTCTCTATTTCCAAAGCTATTGGGTTTGGAAATGACACATGGGTCTATCCTGATGTTAATGATCCTGATTTTGGCCGTTTGGCTAGAAAATATGTGTACAGTCTTTACTGGTCTACACTGACTTTGACCACTATTGGGGAAACACCACCTCCCGTGAGGGATTCTGAGTATTTCTTTGTGGTGGCTGATTTCCTCATTGGAGTGTTAATTTTTGCCACCATTGTCGGTAACATAGGTTCTATGATTTCCAACATGAATGCAGCCAGGGCAGAATTTCAAGCAAGAATTGATGCGATTAAGCAATACATGCATTTTCGAAATGTAAGCAAAGATATGGAAAAGCGAGTTATTAAATGGTTCGACTATCTGTGGACCAACAAAAAAACAGTGGATGAGAGAGAAGTCTTGAAGTATTTACCTGATAAATTAAGAGCAGAGATCGCCATCAACGTTCACTTAGACACATTAAAAAAGGTGCGCATTTTTGCGGACTGTGAAGCTGGTCTGTTGGTGGAGTTGGTCTTGAAATTACAACCCCAAGTCTACAGTCCTGGAGATTACATTTGCAAGAAAGGGGATATTGGCCGAGAGATGTACATCATCAAGGAAGGCAAACTCGCTGTGGTGGCTGATGACGGGATCACTCAGTTTGTGGTACTGAGTGATGGCAGCTACTTTGGTGAAATCAGCATCCTTAATATTAAAGGTAGCAAAGCTGGCAATCGAAGAACAGCCAATATTAAAAGCATTGGCTACTCAGATCTATTCTGTCTCTCAAAAGATGACCTCATGGAAGCTCTGACTGAGTACCCAGATGCCAAAGGTATGctagaagagaaagggaagcaaATCTTGATGAAAGATGGTCTATTGGACATAAACATTGCAAATGCTGGAAGTGATCCTAAAGATCTTGAGGAGAAGGTCACCCGAATGGAGAGCTCAGTAGACCTCCTGCAAACAAGGTTTGCTCGGATCCTGGCTGAGTATGAGTCAATGCAGCAGAAACTGAAGCAGAGACTAACCAAGGTCGAGAAATTCCTGAAACCACTTATTGACATAGAATTTTCAGCTATCGAAGGATCTGGAACTGAAAGTGGGCCCACAGACTCTACACAGGACTGA